Genomic DNA from Klebsiella variicola:
TCGTGGTTGCCCCCGCCCACCCGCTGGCTCAGGCGAAGGAGCCACTGACCAATAAACAGCTCAGCCAACATCGGGCCATCGTGATCCGCGACAGCGCCCGTTATTGCCATCCGCTAAACAGCAATCTCCTCGACGAGCAGCCGCAAATCGGCGTCGATGATTTCGCCAGTAAAGTCGAACTGCTGTGCGCCGGGTTGGGCTGCGGCTTTCTGCCGCGCCATATCGCTCGCCCATGGCTGGAAAAAGGCAGTCTGGTGGAGAAAAGCGTCGCCTGCTGGCGGGAAAAAGATATCACCTACATGGCCTGGCGCAGCGGGAATGACGGGCTGGCTCAGCGCTGGTGGCGGGAGGCGCTCCTCCGCGGCGACCTGCTGAGCCAGCTCTACCGTTAACGGCCGGACCAGACGCTGGCGGAGATGGCCGGGAGGGTCAGCACCCCGTCCTGAAAGGCGCCGGCGCCTTCCAGCAGCGTCCACCCGGCCACGTTCAGCAGCGGCGAATCCTCGATAACCACCTCGCAGGCTTCCCCGCGGTTAATCGCCACCAGCACGCGCTGCTGTTTGTAGACCCGGACAAACACCACCACGTTATCCTCGGCGTAAATCACCTGACAGCCGCCGTAGCGCAGCGCCTGCTGGGCCTTACGCAGTTTCGCCATCCGCTGATACAGCGCCAGCAACTGGGTATCCTGCAGCGCCGGATCCCACGGGAACGGTTTGCGGCAGAACGGATCGTTGTTGCCATCCACGCCCACCTCGTCGCCGTAGTAGATGCACGGTACGCCCGGCCAGCTAAACAGCCACACCACCGCCAGCGGCAGGCGCGCTACGTCTTTACCAAGGAGAGATTTAAAGCGCGCCGTATCATGGCTGTCGAGCTGGTTGAACATCCTCAGCTGCTGCTGATGCGACAGCCCGGCGCGATAATTATCCATCCACGCCATGCAGGTCTGGGCGTCTATCTTCTGCGGATCGTAAGAGATATCGGTATTGGCGAGGAATCCCCAGATCGGGAAGGTAAAGCCGCGATAGTTCATCGCCGCATCTTCGGCATCCGCCTGCAGCCATTGTCGCGCATCGCCAAAATGTTCGCCAAAGACAAAGGCTTCCGGCTGCGTTTGTTTTGCCGCCTGAGTGATGCCGGCGATATGCTGCAGGTTATTCCGCGCCCCGCCGCCTTCGCCCAGCATATGCACCACGTCCAGACGCCAGCCGTCCATGCTCCACGGCGCTTTCAGCCAGTGGCGTACGATACTGTCCTCGCCGGCATAGATCTCGTTGACCAGGCTGGTCGAGCGATAGTCGAGCTTCGGCAGACTGGCATAGCCCAGCCAGTTGTGCGCCTGCCCCTCCTCTGAGAAGGTAAACCAGTCGCGCCACGGAGAATCCGGGTAATGGCCGGCGCCGCCGCTGCCCTGCTGGTGTCGGTCGAACCAGGGATGGGAATCGCCGGTATGGTTGAACACCCCGTCGAGGATCATACGCATCCCCGCCCGCTGCGTATTATGGCGCAGCCGGAGCAGCGCCGCGTCGCCGCCAAACTGCGGATCGACGCGCCGATAATCCTCGGTATCGTATTTATGCACGCTGGGGGCGGCGAAAACCGGGTTCAGATAGAGGGCGGTGACGCCGAGTTGCTTCAGGTAGGGAAGTTTTTCGCTGATGCCGTCGAGATCGCCGCCGTAGAACGTCGACCCGCCCGCCTCACCGGTTAGCGGTTCGTCCCATGCCTTGCGCACAATCTCCCGTCCCGCCGCGTGATGGTAATAGACCGCATCCTGGTCGGCGTCACGCGCGGCGCTGCGGGCAAAGCGATCGGGGAAAATCTGATAGAACACCTGATCGGCCACCCACTGCGGGCCGGCGTCCGGCAGGTCAATGGCAAACTGTTCCAGCCTGGCCGGCGGGAAACGGGTGAAACCTTGTGGCGTAAACCAGCGCTGATGGTCGGCCCACAGCAGCTTAAAGCTGTAGCGGCGGCGCGGCTGGCCGCTGGCGAGAGAGATTTCACCGCGCCATGCCACCACGCCTGGCTGCGGCGCCTGACGGAGCCGCTGCATCGGCAGCGACAGCTCTTCGTTATCCTCTTCCGCGCGCAGCGTGATCCGCTGCGGCAGCGACTCACCGCTTAACCACAGGGTAATAAACAGTCGGTCCTGTTGCACCTTGATAAAGGGTGCAACCGGAAGGTGCCATGCCTTCAACATCGTGAATCCTCATTGTGCAGAATGGGCACACCTTGCCATAGCCGTCAGGCGCAGAACTCATCATCACAGGATTTTTTGGGGGAGGATAACGGGGGAGGACGCGGGACTGCAAGCCGCCCCGGTCGCGTGATGCTGACCGGGGCGGTGCATTTACTGTGCCTGCGCCAGGCGGCGATCGCGACGGGTCTTAAAGACCCAGCCCAGCAGCAGCAGGCCGATCCACGCCATACCGACATACAGCGAGATACGGGTATCCGGATGATAGCCGATCAGGGCGATAATAAAGGCCAGGAACACCAGGCCGACTACCGTGGTCACCACTCCGCCGGGCACTTTGAATTTCAGCGCCTTGACCTCTTCGGGCGACAGACGGCGGCGGAAGGCAATCTGTGACAACAGGATCATAATCCACACCCACACCGTGGCGAAGGTGGCCAGGGAGGCGATCACCAGGAAGACGTTTTCCGGCATGATGTAATTGAGATACACCGCAAACAACAGCGCAATAGTCATCACTATCACCGTCACCCACGGAATACCGCGGCGCGACGTTTTAGCGAACACCTTCGGCGCGCTGCCCTGCTCAGCCATACCGTGCAGCATACGGCCCACGCCGAACACGTCGGAGTTAATCGCCGACAGGGAGGCTGTCAGGACCACGAAGTTAAGAATACTGGCCGCGAAGGTAATGCCCAGATGCTGGAAGGTCAGGACAAAGGGGCTGCCGTCGGTTCCCACCTGATTCCACGGATAGATGGACATAATGACGAACAGTGTGCCGACGTAGAACACCAGAATACGCATCGGCACCGAGTTGATCGCGCGCGGAATGGATTTCTCCGGGTCTTTCGCCTCACCGGCGGTAATACCGATGATTTCGATGCCGCCGTAGGCGAACATCACCATCTGCAGCGACATCACCATCCCCAGCCAGCCGTTGCTGAAGAAGCCGCCGTTGCTCCACAGGTTATGAATGCCGGTCGGCTGGCCGCCGTTGCCGATCCCCCAGATAATAATGCCGAACCCGGCGAGGATCATGATGATAATGGTGGCCACTTTGAAGAACGAGAACCAGAACTCCAGCTCACCAAACACCTTGACGCTCATCAGGTTGACGGCGCAGATGATCAGTACCACGCTGAGCACCCAGATCCAGTGCGGCACCGTCGGGAACCAGACGCCCATGTAGATACCGAAGGCGGTGACGTCGGCGATGGCGACGATCAGGATTTCGAAGCAGTAGGTCCAGCCGGTGATATAGCCCGCCAGTCCGCCGAGGTTTTCCTGGGCATAGCGGGAAAATGAGCTGGCGGCAGGGTTATGCACCGACATCTCACCGAGCGCCCGCATAATGATATATGCCGCGACGCCACCGATAATGTAGGCCAACAGCACGCTGGGTCCGGCCATCTTAATGGCGTCGGCTGAGCCGTAAAAAAGCCCGGTGCCGATGGCGGAACCCAGGGCCATAAAGCGGATATGCCGGGTGCTTAGCCCGCGCTTAAGCTTGTTACTACTTTCCATCGTGGTTTTTCAATGCCGTTTAACACAAAAAATAAAAAACCACGGAACCCGAAGTCCCGTGGTTAAACGCTTTTCCTTAACGCCTGTTAATGGGCGCTGGAGGTCACCTGGCGTCCGGCTGCGCGATCCCAGATCACCGCGAGGAACACCATCACGGCGGTGGGCATCAGCCAGGCCAGGCCCTGCTCCGCCAGCGGCAGACGCGCGGTCCAGGCCGGCAGAATCGCGGCAAACGCCGATGACTTAATCCCGTCAATGATACCAAACATCAGACTGATAAACATGGCCGGCGCGATAACGCGGGACGAATTATGCCACCAACTGCGGGTAAAGCTTAATACAACCAGTGCGATACACGGCGGATAGATAGCGGTCAGCACCGGAATTGACACCTGAATCAGATGGCTCAGCCCCAGATTGGAGACCGCCATCGAGAACAGGCCAAGGATAAAGACCAGCGTGCGATAGGAGAACGGCAGATACTGGGCAAAGAACTCGGCGCAGGCGCAGGTCAGGCCCACCGCCGTCACCAGACAAGCGATGAAGATCAGCGCCGCCAGCAGGAAGCTGCCCGCCCCGCCGAAGGTGTGCTGCACGTAGGAGTGCAGAATGGCCGCGCCGTTGGCGGACTGGTCCACGAGAGTGGCGCTGTCAGAACCCAGACGGAACAACGCCAGGTACAGCAGCGTCAGGCCAACGCCTGCCATCAGGCCAGCCCAGACGGTGTAGCGGGTCAACAGACGCGCTTCGCTGACGCCGCGGGAGCGTGCCGCATTGACAATCACGATCCCGAACACCATCGCCCCGAGGGTATCCATGGTCAGGTAGCCGTTGACGAAGCCATTGGAGAATGGCGCCGTACGATACGCTTCCAGCGCGTCGCTGATCGGGCCCGCTGGCCAGATGATGGCCGCGACCGCCAGCACAATCAGGGCGATAATTTTCAGCGGCGCAAGGAAGTTGCCCACGGTGTCCAGCAGTTTGCCCGGATAGAGGGAGACCAGAATCACCAGCGCGAAATAGATAACGCTGTAGATCAGCAGCGGCAGCGGGCCGTCGCCGGTCAGCGGCGCAATACCGACCTCAAAGGAGACGGTCGCGGTGCGCGGGGTCGCGAACAGCGGTCCCACCGCGAGATAACACACCACCGCCAGCAGGATACCCGCCACTTTACCAATCGGGGTGCTCAGGCTTTCAACGCCGCCGCCGACTTTCGCCAGCGCCACCACCGTCAGCACCGGCAGACCCACCGCAGTGATCAGGAAGCCGATCGCCGCTGTCCAGACGTGCTCGCCCGCCTGTAAGCCAACCATCGGAGGGAAAATTATGTTGCCTGCGCCAACAAACAACGCGAAGGTCATAAAGCCCAACGCTATGATGTCGCGAGATTTTAACTGATGGGTCATAAATTCATTACTGCCTGTGGATGTGGTGTTGTAAAAAATGGAAAAATACCGCGCTCCCCTCTCAGGGACGATACAGCGGCCATTGCCGGTAAACTCAGCGAGATATGCTCCCGAAGCGGCGTGGGAAAGAATTGTTTTTGGTATTACCACGCAAAAGCAGTCTGTCATCGACTGCGCAGGCGCAATTTAAACGCTTATAACGTTTTAAAGCAAGGCACGATCGCAAAAGCAGATGATTATGCTGGTTATCAGTTCCACACCAGAATCATTTACCATATTGATGGAAAACCCGTGGCTTATCATGCGAACAAAAAAGCAGCACGCGTTCATTAAATAGGCGAGGAAAAAAGGGATGCCAACGAAAATGACCAGCCGGGGCTGGTCATTGGCAAGATAAGCTGACAGCACGCCGATCAGGCGTCGTTTCTGGCAATTAATCGTTCCGGGAGCAGGAAACTAAAACGGGTTCCCTTGCCCACCGTGCTGTCGATCTCCAGCCGGCTGTCATGATGGTTGACCGCGTGTTTGACGATCGCCAGTCCCAGGCCGCTGCCCCCCGTTTGCCGGGAGCGAGCTTTATCCACCCGATAAAAACGCTCGGTCAAACGGGGAATATGCTCTGGCGCAATGCCTGGCCCATTATCCTCGACGCTGAACAGCGCCCCCTGCGGGGTCCGCTGCCAGCTGACGCGAATTTCGGTCCCCGGCGGGGTGTGGTTCACCGCGTTATAGACCAGATTGGAAATGGCGCTGCGCAGTTGCTCCTCATTACCCAGCACCTTGAGCTGCTCGTCAACGGTGAAGATCAGCGTCTGTTTCTCCTGGCTGAGAGTTTGCGCCTCGCGCTCCACCACCCGCAGCATCATCGGCACGTCGATGCGGTCATTCATCGCCAGCGCCGGCGCGGCTTCAATGCGCGACAGCGTCAGCAACTGCTTCACCAGCCCTTCCATACGCTGAGTTTGCTCTCGCATGGTGTGCAGGGCTTTTTCCCGCGTCGCCCCCTCCAGTACCTGCTCCTGCATCATCTCCAGATAGCCCTGCAGCACCGTCAGCGGGGTGCGCAGTTCATGGCTGACGTTGGCGAAAAAGTTCCGCCGCGCCCCTTCCAGCTGATGCATCTGCGTCACGTCGCGCGCCACCATCAGCCACTGCTTATCGGTGTAAGGCATCACGCGAATTTCCAGATGGCGAGCGTTATTCAGCACCAGGTTGAGTGGCTTAGAAAAATCACGCTGTTTCAGATAGTTGGCGAACTCGGGATAACGCAGGAGGTTGAGAATATTTTGGCCACTGTCGTCCGGCCAGCGCAGGTTTAAAATCTGCTGCGCCAGGCCATTACACCAGAAAATGGCCCCCTCTTCCGTGGTCAGTACAACCGCATCCGGCAGCGATTCCGCCCCGCTGCGAAAGCGTTTAATCAGGCTTCCCAGCTCGCGT
This window encodes:
- the malZ gene encoding maltodextrin glucosidase, coding for MLKAWHLPVAPFIKVQQDRLFITLWLSGESLPQRITLRAEEDNEELSLPMQRLRQAPQPGVVAWRGEISLASGQPRRRYSFKLLWADHQRWFTPQGFTRFPPARLEQFAIDLPDAGPQWVADQVFYQIFPDRFARSAARDADQDAVYYHHAAGREIVRKAWDEPLTGEAGGSTFYGGDLDGISEKLPYLKQLGVTALYLNPVFAAPSVHKYDTEDYRRVDPQFGGDAALLRLRHNTQRAGMRMILDGVFNHTGDSHPWFDRHQQGSGGAGHYPDSPWRDWFTFSEEGQAHNWLGYASLPKLDYRSTSLVNEIYAGEDSIVRHWLKAPWSMDGWRLDVVHMLGEGGGARNNLQHIAGITQAAKQTQPEAFVFGEHFGDARQWLQADAEDAAMNYRGFTFPIWGFLANTDISYDPQKIDAQTCMAWMDNYRAGLSHQQQLRMFNQLDSHDTARFKSLLGKDVARLPLAVVWLFSWPGVPCIYYGDEVGVDGNNDPFCRKPFPWDPALQDTQLLALYQRMAKLRKAQQALRYGGCQVIYAEDNVVVFVRVYKQQRVLVAINRGEACEVVIEDSPLLNVAGWTLLEGAGAFQDGVLTLPAISASVWSGR
- the proY gene encoding proline-specific permease ProY, giving the protein MESSNKLKRGLSTRHIRFMALGSAIGTGLFYGSADAIKMAGPSVLLAYIIGGVAAYIIMRALGEMSVHNPAASSFSRYAQENLGGLAGYITGWTYCFEILIVAIADVTAFGIYMGVWFPTVPHWIWVLSVVLIICAVNLMSVKVFGELEFWFSFFKVATIIIMILAGFGIIIWGIGNGGQPTGIHNLWSNGGFFSNGWLGMVMSLQMVMFAYGGIEIIGITAGEAKDPEKSIPRAINSVPMRILVFYVGTLFVIMSIYPWNQVGTDGSPFVLTFQHLGITFAASILNFVVLTASLSAINSDVFGVGRMLHGMAEQGSAPKVFAKTSRRGIPWVTVIVMTIALLFAVYLNYIMPENVFLVIASLATFATVWVWIMILLSQIAFRRRLSPEEVKALKFKVPGGVVTTVVGLVFLAFIIALIGYHPDTRISLYVGMAWIGLLLLGWVFKTRRDRRLAQAQ
- the brnQ gene encoding branched-chain amino acid transporter carrier protein BrnQ; its protein translation is MTHQLKSRDIIALGFMTFALFVGAGNIIFPPMVGLQAGEHVWTAAIGFLITAVGLPVLTVVALAKVGGGVESLSTPIGKVAGILLAVVCYLAVGPLFATPRTATVSFEVGIAPLTGDGPLPLLIYSVIYFALVILVSLYPGKLLDTVGNFLAPLKIIALIVLAVAAIIWPAGPISDALEAYRTAPFSNGFVNGYLTMDTLGAMVFGIVIVNAARSRGVSEARLLTRYTVWAGLMAGVGLTLLYLALFRLGSDSATLVDQSANGAAILHSYVQHTFGGAGSFLLAALIFIACLVTAVGLTCACAEFFAQYLPFSYRTLVFILGLFSMAVSNLGLSHLIQVSIPVLTAIYPPCIALVVLSFTRSWWHNSSRVIAPAMFISLMFGIIDGIKSSAFAAILPAWTARLPLAEQGLAWLMPTAVMVFLAVIWDRAAGRQVTSSAH
- the phoR gene encoding phosphate regulon sensor histidine kinase PhoR; the protein is MLERLSWKRLALELFLACIPALILGAFVGHLPWFLLAAVTGLLIWHFWNLMRLSWWLWVDRSMTPPPGRGSWEPLLYGLHQMQMRNKKRRRELGSLIKRFRSGAESLPDAVVLTTEEGAIFWCNGLAQQILNLRWPDDSGQNILNLLRYPEFANYLKQRDFSKPLNLVLNNARHLEIRVMPYTDKQWLMVARDVTQMHQLEGARRNFFANVSHELRTPLTVLQGYLEMMQEQVLEGATREKALHTMREQTQRMEGLVKQLLTLSRIEAAPALAMNDRIDVPMMLRVVEREAQTLSQEKQTLIFTVDEQLKVLGNEEQLRSAISNLVYNAVNHTPPGTEIRVSWQRTPQGALFSVEDNGPGIAPEHIPRLTERFYRVDKARSRQTGGSGLGLAIVKHAVNHHDSRLEIDSTVGKGTRFSFLLPERLIARNDA